From a region of the Armatimonas rosea genome:
- a CDS encoding serine O-acetyltransferase → MFQTIVKDLQHKAEWYELPCTTKSLLRMWLSDGSTAQILYRAMRFCQTHHLKPLAFLLYRLNASVGHVVIGRGAELGPGLIILHSFGIVINSSVRAGKNLVLEHGVTIGAEKNQSPVLGDNVFIGAGAKILGAVRIGSDVKIGANAVVLQDLPDGATAVGIPARVVRIYGKRLAPENETT, encoded by the coding sequence ATGTTTCAAACCATTGTCAAGGACCTGCAGCACAAGGCGGAGTGGTACGAGCTTCCTTGCACCACCAAGTCCCTTCTGCGGATGTGGCTGAGCGATGGAAGCACGGCACAGATTCTCTACCGCGCCATGCGCTTTTGCCAGACCCACCATCTCAAACCGCTGGCCTTTCTCCTCTACCGACTCAATGCCTCGGTTGGCCATGTTGTCATTGGGCGAGGCGCGGAGCTGGGGCCCGGTCTGATCATCCTGCACAGCTTTGGGATCGTGATCAACTCCAGTGTCCGTGCAGGAAAGAACCTCGTGCTTGAGCATGGGGTGACTATCGGCGCGGAGAAGAACCAGAGCCCTGTCTTAGGGGACAATGTCTTTATTGGAGCAGGCGCGAAGATCTTGGGGGCGGTTCGGATTGGGTCGGACGTAAAAATAGGAGCAAATGCGGTAGTCCTTCAGGACCTCCCCGATGGAGCGACTGCAGTGGGGATTCCCGCACGAGTCGTTCGTATCTATGGGAAACGTCTTGCACCTGAAAATGAAACGACATGA
- a CDS encoding glycosyltransferase, whose translation MTDENIICFAKDWNSDPTSCNHVLRELAKNNKVLWINSISTRSPSFTNKRDLGKIFRHLRGFLKGAKPVGDKMWLFTPFVLPFHHKPWAVKVNQQILRLSLGILRRQLKMSHFQLWTFVPTAAEYIGTLGEELVVYYCTDEWSQFNSVDGQRINEMVRTVATKADVVFATSRPLVEKLVKFNPETNLASHGVKYSLFATALQDETKIPADMSSLKGPILGFYGLVEDWLDLDLIAHLAEHHPEWTIVLVGNVCVDVSRLEKFTNIHFLGRKPHDELPAYCKGFNVALIPHKVNELTRNMNPIKLREYLSAGLPIVSTALPEMKNYPEHCYVAESYADFEAGIVKALEDDSPDSRKKRSAAMANETWDGKVAKIGETILKVKAKTKSART comes from the coding sequence ATGACTGACGAAAATATCATTTGTTTTGCTAAAGACTGGAACTCCGATCCGACAAGCTGTAACCATGTCCTGCGTGAGCTGGCTAAAAACAACAAAGTTCTATGGATAAACTCAATCTCGACAAGGTCACCCAGTTTTACCAATAAACGCGATCTGGGGAAGATCTTTCGTCACCTGCGTGGGTTTCTCAAAGGGGCAAAGCCTGTTGGTGATAAGATGTGGCTCTTTACGCCCTTTGTCCTGCCTTTCCATCACAAACCTTGGGCTGTAAAAGTCAATCAGCAGATCTTGCGACTGAGCCTCGGAATCCTGCGTCGGCAGCTCAAGATGTCCCACTTTCAGCTCTGGACCTTTGTGCCCACGGCGGCGGAGTATATCGGGACTCTGGGAGAGGAGCTGGTGGTCTACTACTGCACCGATGAGTGGTCGCAGTTTAACTCGGTCGATGGCCAGCGAATCAACGAGATGGTGCGAACAGTTGCGACAAAGGCGGATGTGGTCTTTGCAACCTCACGACCACTTGTGGAGAAGCTGGTGAAGTTCAACCCGGAGACGAACTTGGCATCGCATGGAGTCAAGTACAGCCTCTTTGCAACCGCTCTCCAAGACGAAACCAAGATACCTGCCGATATGTCGTCGCTGAAGGGGCCGATCCTGGGCTTCTATGGCCTGGTCGAAGACTGGCTGGACCTTGACTTAATCGCTCACCTTGCGGAGCACCACCCTGAGTGGACGATTGTGCTTGTTGGAAATGTCTGTGTCGATGTCTCACGGCTAGAGAAGTTTACAAACATTCACTTTCTGGGACGAAAGCCTCACGATGAGCTGCCTGCCTACTGTAAGGGCTTTAATGTTGCCCTGATTCCCCATAAAGTCAACGAGCTGACACGCAACATGAACCCCATTAAGCTCCGTGAGTACTTAAGTGCAGGGCTCCCCATTGTCTCTACCGCGCTCCCGGAGATGAAGAACTACCCGGAGCACTGCTATGTCGCGGAGAGCTACGCCGACTTTGAGGCGGGGATTGTCAAGGCACTGGAGGACGATAGCCCGGACTCCCGCAAGAAGCGAAGCGCGGCGATGGCCAACGAGACTTGGGACGGCAAGGTAGCCAAGATCGGGGAGACCATTCTCAAAGTGAAAGCAAAGACAAAATCGGCCCGCACATAG
- the lpdA gene encoding dihydrolipoyl dehydrogenase has translation MSGKANFDPSKDADVVVIGAGPGGYPAAKRAAQLGARVVCIEADNPGGTCLNWGCIPTKTMIGSVAALHTLKHAKDFGLTAENVGYDFGAVMGRKDKIVTGLNKGVEFLLKSVKVKHVAGYGKILDKNTVEVTKADGSVEKITTANIIIATGSVPSKVPIPGVDSADIWVDNATVKAKKAAGTLATGALWTSNEAVSAKDVPGELVIVGGGVIGVEFAYVYAGLGSKVTVLEFLPRIIANLDEDLSKELTKSLKKQGVAIQTGVKVTRVEDKDGKKEVFFAGEDGVEKSLPADVVLIATGRTPFTTGLGLENVGIALGSPKGRAAIAVNNKLETSVPGIYAIGDVIGSGLAHTATAEGLVAAENICGHAATMSYKAIPSCIYTEPEVAAVGLTEAQAKEQGYEVKTGTFPFRNLAKAMAINQTEGFVKVVAEAKYGEILGVHIIGPHATDLIMEAVVSIQLENTVEELMKTVHSHPSLAEAMGQANEDVKGLAIDK, from the coding sequence ATGAGCGGGAAGGCGAACTTTGACCCGTCGAAGGATGCGGATGTTGTTGTGATCGGGGCGGGGCCGGGCGGCTATCCGGCGGCCAAGCGTGCGGCGCAGCTGGGCGCGCGGGTGGTCTGCATCGAGGCGGATAACCCGGGAGGCACCTGTCTGAACTGGGGCTGCATCCCCACCAAGACCATGATTGGCTCGGTCGCGGCGCTCCATACCCTCAAGCACGCCAAGGACTTCGGTCTCACGGCGGAGAATGTCGGCTACGACTTTGGGGCTGTCATGGGCCGCAAGGATAAGATCGTCACCGGCCTCAACAAAGGGGTGGAGTTCCTGCTCAAGAGTGTCAAGGTCAAGCATGTCGCCGGCTACGGCAAGATCCTGGACAAGAACACGGTCGAGGTGACCAAGGCCGATGGCTCGGTGGAGAAGATCACGACCGCCAATATCATCATCGCCACGGGCTCTGTTCCCAGCAAGGTGCCGATTCCCGGTGTGGACAGCGCCGATATCTGGGTGGACAACGCGACCGTCAAGGCCAAGAAAGCCGCGGGGACTCTGGCAACCGGTGCGCTCTGGACCAGCAACGAGGCCGTCAGCGCCAAGGATGTCCCGGGTGAGCTTGTCATTGTCGGGGGCGGTGTCATTGGGGTGGAGTTTGCCTATGTCTACGCCGGCCTGGGCTCGAAAGTGACCGTGCTGGAGTTTCTACCACGCATCATCGCCAACCTGGATGAGGACCTCTCCAAGGAGCTGACCAAGAGCCTCAAGAAGCAGGGGGTGGCCATTCAGACCGGTGTCAAGGTCACTCGTGTGGAGGACAAAGACGGCAAAAAAGAGGTGTTCTTTGCCGGTGAAGACGGCGTGGAGAAGAGCCTGCCTGCCGATGTGGTGCTGATCGCCACGGGCCGCACGCCCTTTACCACCGGCCTCGGGCTAGAGAACGTGGGGATCGCGCTGGGCTCGCCCAAGGGCCGCGCGGCGATCGCGGTCAACAACAAGCTGGAGACCAGCGTCCCGGGCATCTACGCGATCGGGGATGTGATCGGCTCCGGGCTGGCGCACACGGCCACCGCGGAGGGGCTTGTCGCGGCGGAGAATATCTGCGGCCATGCGGCGACCATGAGCTACAAGGCGATCCCAAGCTGTATCTACACCGAGCCCGAGGTGGCAGCTGTTGGCCTCACCGAGGCGCAGGCAAAAGAGCAGGGCTACGAGGTTAAGACCGGGACCTTCCCCTTCCGCAACCTTGCCAAGGCCATGGCGATCAACCAGACCGAGGGCTTTGTCAAGGTGGTCGCCGAGGCCAAGTACGGTGAGATCCTGGGAGTGCATATTATCGGCCCCCATGCCACCGACCTCATCATGGAGGCGGTCGTGAGCATCCAGCTGGAGAACACGGTCGAGGAGCTGATGAAGACCGTCCACTCCCACCCCAGCCTCGCCGAGGCGATGGGGCAGGCCAATGAGGATGTCAAGGGCCTGGCGATCGACAAGTAG
- a CDS encoding GDSL-type esterase/lipase family protein: MWSRELCFFGRWDLRGKERAVTVNSGSYVKARFSGSSLTVSFDLSLNRPHCECTKEGSYPTIAWQMDGGEWHEAELAASVTLAEGLGKGAHTVMLMVRGLDEHQSRWSPPLVASVTFTGFVTEKLERALPQWRKPKLTMEFLGDSITEGVIVNEGRAGVLPGIPFTWPWLADARQSYAAQTALALGAEWRQVGFGATGLKRVGSGGAPGALDAFDFVYAGCPRDRWQPDIVVINQGTNESSMPPVDYQRLYAQYLAQIRRAYPKAKLVALRPFVGAQEAPIKAAVVERNAAGDSRVYYLDSAGWYEGPLHPTVTGSAALAEKLVRALEAQVLPHEAVGRA; this comes from the coding sequence ATGTGGTCAAGAGAGCTTTGTTTCTTCGGGCGCTGGGACCTACGCGGCAAGGAGCGGGCTGTCACGGTCAACAGCGGCAGCTATGTCAAGGCACGCTTCTCGGGAAGTAGCCTCACGGTGAGCTTTGATCTCTCCCTCAACAGACCCCACTGCGAGTGTACTAAAGAGGGCTCGTACCCGACGATCGCTTGGCAGATGGATGGAGGGGAGTGGCACGAGGCCGAGCTCGCCGCTAGCGTGACGCTGGCGGAGGGGCTGGGCAAGGGAGCGCATACCGTGATGCTGATGGTGCGCGGCCTCGATGAGCACCAGAGCCGCTGGAGCCCGCCGCTGGTGGCAAGTGTCACCTTCACGGGCTTTGTTACAGAGAAGCTAGAGCGGGCGCTCCCGCAGTGGAGAAAGCCCAAGCTGACGATGGAGTTTCTGGGCGACAGCATCACCGAGGGTGTGATTGTCAACGAGGGGCGCGCGGGTGTGCTTCCGGGGATTCCCTTTACCTGGCCCTGGCTCGCGGATGCGCGGCAGTCGTATGCGGCGCAGACCGCGCTCGCGCTGGGGGCGGAGTGGCGTCAGGTAGGGTTTGGCGCGACGGGCCTCAAGCGGGTGGGGAGCGGTGGGGCACCCGGAGCGCTGGATGCCTTTGACTTTGTCTACGCGGGCTGTCCTCGTGACCGCTGGCAGCCCGATATCGTGGTGATCAACCAGGGAACCAATGAGTCGTCGATGCCACCGGTTGACTACCAGCGGCTCTATGCCCAGTATCTGGCGCAGATACGCCGTGCCTACCCCAAGGCAAAGCTTGTCGCGCTACGGCCCTTTGTGGGAGCGCAAGAAGCGCCGATCAAGGCCGCGGTGGTGGAGCGAAATGCGGCGGGAGACTCTCGGGTCTACTACCTAGACAGTGCCGGCTGGTACGAGGGACCGCTCCATCCCACGGTTACCGGGAGTGCCGCCCTGGCAGAAAAACTGGTACGTGCGCTCGAGGCTCAGGTGCTTCCGCACGAGGCTGTTGGGCGGGCTTGA
- a CDS encoding DUF1559 domain-containing protein: MRRGFTLIELLVVIAIIAILAAILFPVFAQAREKARQTACISNGKQIGTATMMYVQDYDETYPCGWGSQDSGRTMWRNVLQPYIQRAKTDQVDMYNMAGASRNSVYVCPSQPGSPADYGPTSYGYNYQGGLTQGWRDYGGGQGGFPGASMAGINQPGNLIAYAESGEVGGPSKPLDPFFNDGSPGWTGCGGQETSPYRFNPEVWKERWSVDWGVGQPGGEDWGDCRNGGRRPMPRHAKMWTAIFADGHTKAIPANKMREMGPNNPVSMLHNN, translated from the coding sequence ATGCGTAGAGGTTTTACTCTTATCGAGCTCCTCGTCGTGATCGCAATCATCGCGATTCTGGCGGCAATCCTCTTCCCTGTCTTTGCACAGGCACGAGAGAAGGCTCGGCAGACGGCTTGTATCTCCAATGGTAAGCAGATCGGTACTGCGACCATGATGTATGTACAGGACTACGACGAGACCTATCCTTGTGGGTGGGGATCTCAGGACAGCGGCCGCACCATGTGGCGCAACGTCCTCCAGCCCTACATCCAGCGTGCGAAGACCGACCAGGTGGACATGTACAACATGGCCGGTGCAAGCCGCAACTCGGTCTATGTCTGTCCCAGCCAGCCCGGCTCGCCGGCGGACTACGGTCCCACGTCGTATGGCTACAACTACCAGGGTGGTCTGACCCAGGGGTGGCGCGACTACGGCGGTGGCCAGGGTGGGTTCCCCGGAGCCAGCATGGCGGGTATCAACCAGCCGGGCAACCTGATTGCCTATGCCGAGTCGGGTGAGGTCGGCGGACCGAGCAAGCCCCTGGATCCCTTCTTCAACGACGGCTCTCCGGGCTGGACCGGCTGTGGTGGTCAGGAGACCTCTCCTTACCGCTTCAACCCTGAGGTCTGGAAGGAGCGCTGGAGTGTGGACTGGGGTGTAGGACAGCCCGGTGGTGAAGACTGGGGTGACTGCCGCAACGGTGGTCGCCGCCCCATGCCGCGCCACGCCAAGATGTGGACCGCGATCTTCGCCGATGGCCACACCAAGGCGATCCCTGCCAACAAGATGCGGGAGATGGGGCCCAACAACCCCGTTAGCATGCTGCACAACAACTAG
- a CDS encoding tetratricopeptide repeat protein — protein sequence MPEKNTTMGGAKALPISTKKIFFLSLLGITIVAAGWGVPRHPAVLEWRYQRMSLAELAKARGARQDDVALLYYHALALIRQGRLVEAEPLLAIAVEREPREPRYRDAWARALLDRGFVSTAFGQLKQFVGTQPQLPEAHYLMGRFYLTQGAMDKAVTELTEALRLRPQYPDAHSLLAAAHEDLGELPLALKAAQDAAQQAPDAVANQLLLASLLERTNQPEKARPVFERALQLAPQDPVAMREVARFLSDQARTATDRERALGLARAAQQKAPEDLALNGLLGGLLLAQEKPAEAVPFLLKAAQGTLDNPVFALSLTQAYRRLGETTQTAQWEKEYQLRRTRETRRKLLYETLKTRPKDPVVHEQLATLLAETGNVDGCLRHFATAQQRPSDAVSVLIAAANALSNAGKGKEATPLARRAVEMTTSNPLAHEALGNAYLAQDMLIQAGQEYQVASGFLPSLRAKLEKKVADFNVKRAKYPTTAEQSFQRALERERYYLGPQKIGDDVEELAKRAVDQAPQNTTYLAYLLRLQMARGRRDEGLQTAQKLLALAPTDPNAHIRYALLLEEKASTPQQLAEVQEHLNAETNPTHLDADTNALREYGLGLVALKQKDAAVAVRCLENAIKLDPEPLTTYYKLAQAHQLAGNTTAAQKVLDYLNVLRTEQQAEADALSAVGKDPSNPVLYDQAAALFRKHEKTAEAVAIEAEAKRRFGKGKQP from the coding sequence ATGCCCGAAAAAAACACGACCATGGGGGGAGCGAAAGCTCTCCCCATTTCTACCAAGAAGATATTTTTTCTCAGCCTGCTGGGCATCACGATTGTCGCGGCGGGCTGGGGAGTTCCGCGCCACCCCGCCGTCCTGGAGTGGCGCTATCAGCGTATGTCTCTCGCGGAGCTTGCTAAAGCACGGGGAGCACGCCAGGACGATGTCGCACTCTTGTACTACCATGCTCTTGCCCTGATTCGGCAGGGGCGCCTTGTGGAGGCCGAGCCTCTCCTTGCGATTGCGGTGGAGAGAGAGCCCCGTGAGCCCCGCTACCGCGATGCTTGGGCCAGGGCGCTTCTCGATCGTGGGTTTGTCTCCACGGCGTTTGGACAGCTCAAACAATTTGTGGGGACACAGCCCCAGCTCCCCGAGGCACACTATCTGATGGGCCGCTTCTACCTGACCCAAGGTGCGATGGATAAGGCCGTCACCGAGCTGACCGAGGCACTCCGGCTACGCCCACAGTACCCTGACGCCCACAGCCTCCTCGCCGCTGCCCACGAGGACCTGGGAGAGCTTCCCCTTGCCTTAAAAGCCGCTCAAGACGCAGCCCAGCAGGCCCCGGATGCGGTTGCCAACCAGCTCCTGCTCGCCTCGCTTCTGGAGCGCACCAACCAACCCGAGAAAGCACGTCCTGTCTTTGAGCGTGCTCTACAGCTTGCTCCCCAAGACCCCGTGGCAATGCGGGAGGTGGCGCGCTTTCTCAGTGACCAAGCACGGACTGCAACCGACCGTGAGCGAGCTCTCGGCCTGGCGCGTGCTGCCCAGCAGAAAGCCCCCGAAGACCTCGCACTCAATGGGCTCTTGGGAGGGTTGCTCCTGGCCCAAGAGAAGCCTGCGGAGGCGGTGCCGTTCTTACTGAAAGCGGCACAAGGCACTCTCGATAATCCCGTGTTTGCACTCTCGCTCACTCAGGCCTACCGCCGGTTGGGAGAGACGACGCAGACCGCGCAGTGGGAGAAAGAGTACCAGCTCCGCCGCACCCGGGAGACGCGGCGTAAGCTCCTCTATGAGACCCTGAAGACCCGGCCAAAAGACCCGGTAGTTCATGAGCAGCTTGCAACGCTCCTGGCGGAGACGGGTAATGTCGATGGCTGTCTTCGGCACTTTGCGACCGCACAGCAGCGGCCCAGTGATGCGGTCTCCGTGCTGATCGCCGCGGCCAATGCACTCTCCAATGCGGGAAAGGGCAAGGAGGCGACTCCGCTGGCGCGGCGTGCTGTTGAGATGACAACCTCCAATCCCCTGGCCCATGAGGCGCTAGGAAACGCCTACTTGGCCCAGGACATGCTGATCCAGGCGGGCCAGGAGTACCAGGTCGCCTCAGGCTTCTTGCCATCGCTACGGGCGAAGCTGGAGAAGAAAGTCGCCGACTTTAATGTCAAGCGCGCCAAGTACCCCACCACTGCCGAGCAGTCGTTCCAGCGGGCACTGGAGCGGGAGCGCTACTACCTCGGGCCACAGAAGATCGGCGACGATGTGGAGGAGCTAGCCAAGCGCGCCGTGGACCAAGCCCCCCAGAACACGACCTACCTCGCCTATCTGCTCCGCCTCCAGATGGCACGAGGGCGCCGCGACGAAGGCCTGCAGACTGCCCAAAAGCTCCTGGCGCTCGCGCCCACCGATCCCAATGCCCATATTCGCTACGCTCTCTTGCTGGAGGAGAAGGCAAGCACGCCCCAGCAGCTGGCCGAGGTACAGGAGCACCTGAATGCGGAGACCAACCCGACCCACCTGGATGCCGACACCAATGCCCTGCGTGAGTACGGTCTGGGGCTGGTCGCGCTCAAGCAAAAAGACGCCGCCGTGGCGGTGCGCTGCCTGGAGAACGCCATCAAGCTCGACCCCGAGCCCCTGACGACCTACTACAAGCTGGCCCAGGCACACCAGCTCGCCGGCAATACCACCGCGGCACAAAAAGTTCTGGACTATCTCAATGTCCTCCGCACGGAGCAACAAGCGGAGGCGGATGCACTCAGCGCAGTGGGGAAAGACCCCAGCAACCCTGTGCTCTACGATCAGGCGGCTGCTCTGTTTCGGAAACACGAAAAAACAGCAGAGGCAGTCGCTATTGAAGCCGAGGCGAAACGACGCTTTGGGAAAGGAAAACAACCATGA
- a CDS encoding CRTAC1 family protein translates to MSNLRRALLGAAALSLVLTGGSCPRAKSGEGATPPASATSLFREVAESAGLHYKWTIPGKRPLTILQTIGNGCAFLDYDNDGNLDILLVGERLALYKGDGKGHFTDVTAAVELADLKGHFLGCAVGDYDGDGYDDLYISGYEEGKLLKNAAGKAFTDVSAAAGVTPQPWGTSAAFAETRPGSGVLDLFVGNYAVFGPTTDPQLCKVRAASGEYVMTSCGPRYYQPRKGVFYQNTGKGQLLDVTQKVGALGIVGKTLGVAFADYENRGALGLALANDEMPGDLLRLDSLQGEPHYTNVAELVGTAFDRDGNMHGGMGTDWGDYDNDGLVDLFVATFQGETKSLYRNENGGRFMDSAMATLLGPPTQPYVAFGCRFLDYDNDGWLDIVIANGHVQDNIAQIESTQSYRQPTQLFRNKGGSPLLFEEVGKQVPDLQKPIVGRGLATGDYDNDGKLDLLIVDSEGAPRLLHNETPQAGHWLGLKLVGSKSNRDAYGAIVTVEVAGRKLTRHCHADGSYLSSSDPRVHIGIGTATTVDKVTIRWPSGQTETHTELTLDTYTVIKEK, encoded by the coding sequence TTGTCGAACCTACGTCGAGCCTTACTTGGAGCCGCTGCGCTCTCGCTTGTTCTCACGGGCGGGAGCTGTCCGCGCGCGAAGTCGGGGGAGGGAGCCACTCCCCCGGCCTCGGCGACCTCGCTCTTTCGTGAGGTCGCGGAGTCGGCAGGGCTTCACTACAAGTGGACCATTCCCGGCAAGCGCCCGCTCACGATCTTGCAGACCATCGGCAATGGCTGCGCCTTCCTCGACTACGACAACGATGGCAACCTCGATATCCTCTTGGTAGGAGAGAGGCTGGCACTCTACAAGGGCGATGGCAAGGGGCACTTCACCGACGTGACTGCCGCCGTCGAGCTCGCGGACCTCAAGGGGCACTTTCTGGGCTGCGCGGTGGGCGACTACGACGGCGATGGCTACGACGACCTCTATATCTCGGGCTACGAGGAGGGGAAGCTCCTGAAGAACGCGGCGGGGAAGGCATTCACCGATGTCTCCGCCGCCGCAGGAGTCACCCCACAGCCCTGGGGGACCAGCGCCGCCTTCGCTGAGACACGCCCGGGGAGCGGGGTGCTCGATCTCTTTGTGGGAAACTACGCGGTCTTCGGCCCCACCACCGACCCGCAGCTCTGCAAGGTGCGTGCTGCCTCCGGGGAGTATGTCATGACCTCGTGTGGGCCGCGCTACTACCAGCCGCGCAAGGGGGTCTTCTACCAGAACACGGGGAAGGGCCAGCTCCTGGATGTCACCCAAAAAGTCGGGGCGCTGGGGATTGTCGGCAAGACCCTGGGAGTCGCCTTTGCGGACTACGAGAACCGCGGGGCGCTCGGGCTGGCTCTGGCAAACGATGAGATGCCGGGGGACCTGCTCCGCCTAGACAGCCTCCAGGGAGAGCCGCACTACACCAATGTCGCGGAGCTCGTGGGGACCGCCTTCGACCGCGATGGCAATATGCACGGCGGGATGGGCACCGACTGGGGCGACTACGACAACGATGGGCTTGTCGATCTGTTTGTGGCGACGTTTCAGGGAGAGACCAAGTCGCTCTACCGCAATGAGAACGGGGGACGGTTTATGGACAGTGCCATGGCCACCCTGCTCGGGCCCCCCACCCAGCCCTATGTTGCCTTTGGCTGCCGCTTCCTCGACTACGACAACGATGGCTGGCTGGATATCGTGATCGCCAATGGGCATGTCCAGGACAATATCGCCCAGATCGAGTCCACCCAGAGCTACCGCCAGCCCACACAGCTCTTTCGCAACAAAGGCGGCAGTCCGCTGCTCTTTGAAGAGGTGGGCAAGCAGGTGCCTGACCTCCAGAAGCCGATTGTGGGACGCGGGCTCGCCACCGGCGACTACGACAACGATGGCAAGCTCGACCTGCTGATCGTGGATAGTGAGGGGGCACCGCGCCTGCTCCACAACGAGACGCCGCAGGCCGGGCACTGGCTTGGGCTCAAGCTGGTGGGAAGCAAGAGCAACCGGGATGCCTACGGCGCGATCGTGACGGTCGAGGTGGCAGGCCGCAAGCTGACACGCCACTGCCACGCCGATGGCTCCTATCTCTCCAGCTCGGACCCCCGAGTCCATATCGGTATCGGGACAGCCACGACAGTGGACAAAGTGACCATCCGCTGGCCCAGCGGGCAGACAGAGACACACACCGAGCTTACTCTCGATACCTATACCGTGATTAAAGAAAAGTGA
- a CDS encoding LacI family DNA-binding transcriptional regulator — MVTIRDVARESGVSVATVSYVLNNGPRPVSPKTRERVVAVMRRLDYHPNAVARSLVRRRTQTLGVVVGHVQPEVVTNNYYAGVLAGIFAGAYQRSYNVVFFTEQGTITQIERHIRTQQPDGVLMIAPDIGLELPARLGHVGIPLGIVGAEGVYTETGALQIDVDNVLGTRLAVEHLLERGHTQVLHMMGTPGQASVQVRREVFEQVMREHGLSITDDRILECTFDPVSDAQLLAQRLAHNPPTAIFAGNDDLALTALQVIKEQGLRIPEDIAVVGFDDGPLAAHVAPGLTTIRQPMRAIGEAIVCGLADQLEGTHPHPEVRLLHFAPELIVRGST, encoded by the coding sequence ATGGTGACGATTCGTGATGTGGCCCGGGAGAGTGGGGTCTCCGTGGCCACGGTCTCGTATGTACTGAATAATGGCCCCCGTCCCGTCAGCCCCAAGACACGCGAGCGGGTCGTGGCGGTGATGCGGCGGCTCGACTACCACCCCAATGCCGTGGCGCGGAGCCTGGTACGGCGACGAACCCAGACGCTTGGGGTGGTGGTGGGGCATGTCCAGCCGGAGGTGGTGACCAATAACTACTACGCCGGGGTGCTCGCCGGTATCTTTGCCGGAGCCTACCAGCGCAGCTACAACGTGGTCTTCTTCACCGAGCAGGGAACCATCACCCAGATCGAGCGCCATATCCGCACCCAGCAGCCCGATGGGGTCCTGATGATCGCGCCCGATATCGGCCTTGAGCTCCCCGCTCGTCTGGGGCACGTGGGGATTCCGCTGGGGATTGTCGGGGCCGAGGGGGTCTACACCGAGACGGGGGCTCTCCAGATCGATGTCGATAATGTCTTGGGGACGCGGCTGGCGGTGGAGCATCTCTTGGAGCGGGGCCACACCCAAGTGCTCCACATGATGGGAACCCCCGGGCAGGCTAGTGTTCAGGTACGCCGGGAGGTCTTTGAGCAGGTCATGCGGGAGCATGGGCTCTCGATCACCGACGATCGTATCCTGGAGTGTACCTTTGATCCCGTCTCCGATGCCCAGCTCTTGGCACAGCGGCTGGCGCACAACCCGCCCACCGCGATCTTTGCGGGCAACGACGATCTGGCGCTCACGGCGCTGCAGGTGATTAAAGAGCAGGGGCTCCGTATCCCCGAGGATATCGCGGTGGTGGGCTTCGACGATGGCCCGCTCGCCGCGCATGTCGCTCCGGGCCTGACCACGATCCGCCAGCCCATGCGCGCTATCGGTGAGGCGATTGTCTGTGGCCTTGCCGACCAGCTGGAGGGCACGCATCCCCACCCCGAGGTCCGCCTTCTGCACTTCGCCCCCGAGCTGATCGTCCGGGGCTCTACCTAG
- a CDS encoding helix-turn-helix domain-containing protein: protein MSTDSQVKLTKREVEVLSLVIEGKSSKEVADQLYVSKRTVDFHLANIYSKLSVTNRLQAFREATRRGLLSYPGSGNPQ, encoded by the coding sequence ATGTCAACGGACAGCCAGGTTAAGCTGACAAAGCGTGAGGTCGAAGTACTCTCACTTGTGATCGAGGGAAAGTCCAGCAAGGAAGTCGCGGATCAGCTCTACGTGAGCAAGCGGACGGTCGATTTTCACCTGGCCAATATCTATAGCAAGCTGAGTGTCACCAACCGTCTTCAGGCCTTTCGTGAGGCAACACGGCGTGGACTGCTGTCGTATCCGGGTAGCGGCAACCCGCAGTAA